Below is a window of Planctomycetes bacterium MalM25 DNA.
GGCTGCTCGTGGCCAAGGACACAACGTCGAATGGCACGTAGATCTACGCAAGTCGTTTAGCCATTTGACGTTTGAGCACGTTCCTTGGTTTGCACATGGGGACGTGTTTCTTGGGTCTTCGCTTTCGCTGGCGTGGTTCGAAGCGGTCGGGTCGGTCGCCGACACGGTGGGTGGCAATGGCGTCGAGCAGGTGGTCGTAGAGGGTTCGTCGGAAGACGGCTCCGCGATGCGATAGCAACTCGATCACCGGATGGAACGCTTCGAGCGTTTGAACGGCGCCCTTGAAGCTGATCGAGCGGGGCTCGATCGAATGCTTGTGGGCCGCTTGGGCCATCACGGTGCGGATCAGGTTGTAGGCGAGCAGGTGGGCCCAGATCTCCTTGCGCACCAGTTCGGGCGTCTTGCAACGCAGGATGTCCATCGGCAGGGTCTCTTTGAGCGACCGCAGGTCGAGTTCGCAGTTCCAACGAGCGCGATACAACTCGGCGAGGTCTTGCTTGGTGTACTCCTCGGAATCCAACAAGGTCGAGACGACAATCAGGCTCCGGCTGCGGAAGCCATCTTGCTCAACGAGGACGCGCGTCTCACGAACCGTGATCTGGCCGGGCAGCTTCTTCCAGTTGCCCCACTTCATCGAGCGGATAGCGGGCTTGGTCCACTCAACGAGGTGATCGCCTTTCGCCAAGCGTATCCCACGCCGGAAGTCGGCCTTCCGGCAGTGGTGCAACCGCGTGACCATATCGACGCCGCGTTGCTTCAAGAGATGGATCTCTTTCCACGCACACAGGTACCGATCGGCAAGCAGGATATCCCCCGCAAGCAGCCGTCCCCACATCTTGCGGAGCATGCCCAACTCGCTGTGCCCCTTGCCCGAGTTGCTGCAGATGTCCAAGTCGAGCACGGCTCCGCAAGAGAGCGAGAAGAACGCCGCGATCCGCGCGATCGGGAAGCCGATCCCCGGGGCCTGCTGCGGGGGCTGCGGATAAGCGTGCTGGTTCTCCGGCGTGTCGGGCATCGACACGGTCGAGCCGTCGTAGATCAGCACGCGACGCCGCTTCCACAACCACTCGGGCTTCACGCCCTTGTCCAACGCGGCGGCCGTTGCGCGGGCCGTGGTCGCGAAGAACTCCTCGGGCAATCGCTTCCTCGCTTGGCAGTAAGCGCTCGTCTGGGCGGAGCAAGGCTTCAAGCCCTGCGACACCCGGTGGGCGATCAGCCGGGCGACCGCCGCTCGGCACGAGTGGTCGGCGCTGAGCACCTGCCACAAGAAGACCCGCAGCGTCATCAGCGGCGTGTAGATCCGATCGAGCCAGTCGTGCTGGATCGTGTCGAGTGCTCGCGTGAGCGTCTCGTTCGTGAGCACTTCACCGAAGGGCAACCCCTCCGACTGCAAGAACTGCTGGCGCAGAAAGCTGATCTGGCTCCGAACGCGTCCGTTGTTAATACTTCGCACCGCGAGGGCCTCCTTGCCAACGATGGGGATGTGACAACTCCCATCTAGGCGAGCGAGGCCCTTCTTCGTAGGTCAATTCGCAACAACGACTTGCGGAGATCTACGTGCCATTCGACACAACGTCATGTGCACCGAACGCCTGACGGCTATCTCGCCCAGGAGTGACCCTCATGAGCCCCCAACGGCTCACCTCAGTCCGGCAGCCAAAGCCGAGACTCCTTCATCTCGGTGGAAGACCATACAGGGGCCGCGAGCCACCCCAGAGGTTTGACTCAGTACGACCAGGCGACCCGCGCGACCAGAGAGTCGTCGAGCGAGAACTCCTCGCCCGACTCGGCGTACTCGAGGTTGCGGGCGAAGAGGTAGCCGAACTCGTAGCGGCACTTCGCGTCGGCGCCGAAGGCGGAGCCCGTTTCGTAGCCGGCCAGCACGCCCCACCGCGACAGGTTGAGCGTGTCGGTCGTGCCATCGGTCCGCCGCACGGCCCACGCGCCGCCGCCGATCTCGCCCGAGATGTAGAACGAGCGTTCCACCCCCGAGGCGTCCTGCGGCAGCCGCCACACGATCCGCGGGCGGGGCATGATCAGCTCGTAACGTACGTATCCTGGGTCGTAGATCACGCCGACCGCGGGGATCACCGCGATGTCGTCGCGGTTCAGGTAGGCGGCGCCGAACGTCCACTTCCACTCGGGCGTCGCTTCGTAGATGGCGAACGCCATGCCGCTCAAACGCAGGGCGTCGGCGTCGTCGAGGCTGTAGTCGTCGCCGTACACGCCGAGGTTGACCGAGACGCTGGCGGACCAGCGATCGCTCAGTTTCTTGAACGTGCCGATCGAGAGCTCGAAGTCGTTGACCCGTGCGGGAGCGTCGAGCTGGTCGGGGCCGTCGAGCAGGTGCAAGCCGACCCGTGGCGTGATCATCAGCGGCGTGCCGAGCACGAAAGGGGGGACGCCCACGCTCACCGAGGCGGAGAAGCTCGTGCGTCCGAGGCTGTCGTCGTCCAAGCGGGGGGCGTAGTCGGCGATCAGATCGACGCCCTGCAGGAGGCCGCCCCGTCGGCCGCCCGGCGGTCCACCCCCGCGCTTCGCCACCGGGGGAGACGGGTTGTCGACCAGCGTCTGCGTGTTCTGCGCCAGCCGCACCGCGGGGCCATCCTCTGGCGGATCGAATAGCCAAGCCGACCCGTCGGGCGTCGGCTCCGATTCGGCCGACCAGGCGGGCGCCCCCAGGCACGCCAGTGCAAGCGCAACGAGGGCGAGGCGTTCGATGATGGCGGGGCGGCTCACTTCCGTGCGATGCCTCAGTATCCGATGCCGGCGCGGAACAGCACGGCGTCGTCGATTGATTGTTGTCCCGGCATGCCGCTATCGAACACGATCTCGCGGTCGAACGCGTAGCCGATCTCGAAGTGCCCGGTCGCTTGCGTTGGCGTCTGCCACTCGAAGCCGAACACGATTCTTATGTCGTTGTAGTCGATCTGGTCGTCGAGGCCAGGCCGCTCAACGGTCCACGAGCCGCCGCCGTACTCGCCCGCCACGTACCACCACCAATCGGCCGAGCCGTTGGAGAACATCGTGCGGCGGATCTTGGGGTTCGGGAAAACCAAGTAGAGGTCCCAAAGCGGCGAGGGCCGCCAGCGGACACCGCCCGCGGGCAGCAGCTTGATCCGCAACCGATCCAGGTAGACGGCGCCGACCAGGAACTCGAACTGGGGCGACACCGAGAAGACCCCGAGGCCACGCCCCAGGAATCGCATCGTGTCCCCGCTGAACTCCTGGAAGTCGGTCCACACGCCGGTGCGGAAACCGAACTCGCCGCCGATCTCCGGCGTCCAGCGTGGGTTGTAGGCGAAGTCGAGGTAGGCGTCGTAAACGCGTGGCGGGAGGTCCGGGCCGCGGGGATCGGAGGTTGGATCCCCCTCGGGTCCTTCGAACCAGTTGAACGCGAAGCCGGGCGTGATGAGCAGCGGTGATTCGAGCGACCCGCCGATCGGCACGGCGAAGGTCGAGGCGATCTCCGTGCGGTTCACCTGGAACGCGTCCGCCGAGTTATCGCCCAGCAGCAGTGTGTGCTCCGCCCGCAGGCGGGCCAGGAACCGACGGAACTGGACCGTCGTCGAGTCGCTCTGCTGGTAGCCGTAGGTGCCGGGCTGCCAGCCGATCGAGCTTCCTTCCGACGAGAGTCCGGCGGGTTGCGGCGGGGCTCCGTAGTCGTACGAGGGCGCGCCGGTCACCGGCGGCGCGTACGAGTAAGGCGTGCCCGTCACGGGCGGGGCGCCGTAATAGGGGGCCGCGGGAGCGGCCGAGTAAGCGTTGAACGCGGGCGGCGGAGCACCGAGCGGCGCCGCGGGGGCGTAAGTCGATGGCGCCGCGCCCCAGACCGGGTTCGCGGGCGAAGTAACGCCCGGACTCCCCGCCGGGATCTGCACGCTCTGGGCCAACGCCGGATCGGCGAGGCCAACCGACAGGGATGCTAGCAGCGCGCGCGTCGCCAGCGTCCTAAGGGAGTTGCGACGTTCCACTGCCGAGGTCACGCGACCGTCTCCAGACCACTGAGCTGCTGAAGAACTCTCCTAGCAGCCGCGTGACTGGCGGGTCAAGTCGAGCCGATCGCTATCAAGACTCGGGCCGGCTTCACTCGGCCGAAGCCCAGCCATCCGCGCTGAGGCGGTTGACCCGCGGGGCGTCGGCCTTGCGTGGAGGCGCGGGGCGACGGAAGGCGGTCGCCTGCGCGTTGGCCGGACGGCGGTAGACCGCCATCTTTGCCGGGGCGGGGTGAGCCCGCTGCGTGACCCGGTTGCTGGGCGGCGCGAACAGTGGCGGGGCACGCCAGTAGTCGTTCGCGGCGGCCGGGTCGGTCGGCGTCTTCTCGTCGTCGAAGCTGTCGTAGTTGTAGTCGTCGTCGAGCGAGTCATCCGTGTCGGGGCGCTGCACCTCGATGCTGCGTTCGGCAGGAACGTTGTCGTTGGGCGCGAGGGTGGGACGCGGCTCGACGTAGGAGGAGCCGCTGTCGTATGAATCGTAGGAAGAGGTGACCGAGCCACCCGCCGCGCACGAGCTGCACGACGACGAGGGTGAGGCCAAGTAAGTCGCTTGCTCGACCCCGCCGCAGGCGTTGCAGCTCCCGCAACCGGTGGAGCACGTATCGCAGGCCGGCGCGGCGACGACCGGCGACAGCACGACCGGACGGCTCACCGTCTGCGTGTAGGCGACCGGGCCGTAGCTGGCGGGGTAAGTCGGCCGGTAGGCGACTTGGTACGTCGGGGCGTAGCCCGCCGTGTACCGCGGCGTCGCGGCGTAGCCGACCGAGTAAGGCGCGTAGCCCGCCGTGTACGGAGCGTAGCCGGCGGTGTAGGGAGTCGCGCCGTAGCCCGCTGTGTAGGTGGTGTTGACTCGGTTCCAACCGAACAGGTTGCGCGAGAAGTTCGCCAGGGCCTTGCCGGGGTACCAACCGTCCGAGACGGTCGTCGTCGCCACCACCGGAGCGGGGGCGGCCACCACCGGCGAGTACGCGACCGTCGGCGTGCCACAGCACTGGGCCGAGGCATCGACAGACGGGCCGGCGGCGAGGGCCAGCAGGGCGAACGGCATCAAGGGGAGCGAAGGACGCATCGAAAAACACCTGGGAAGGTTGGCGGATAATTCGGCCATCTAATCTATCTACCTTGCTGGCGCCCCCTGAGGCAACTCGCTGCTTGAGAGAACCCGCAATTTGGTCGCAGATTCCTGTTGCAACGACCCTGACGATTGAGCCCCCTGGGCAGGCGAGGGCCTCGGCGCCAGCAGCGGACAGCTCGCGAAGAGTCGAATCGGGACGAGCGGGCGGCGGCTCAGCCGATCCGCCTCGCTTCCGTGTACGAGACGACCACCGCCACGGTTCGTTCACCTCGGGTGTGCCGCTCGTGCAGGTCGTAGAGGTCAAACCAGACCTCGCGGAGCCGCCCCCGACGACGCGCAAAGGCGCGACGGGCGTCTGCCCAGGCAACCGGCGTCGCGCGATCCGCCGTTAGACCGTCGAAGAGCCGGCGGAGCAGTCTCTCGTCGGGACGCAGTGCGGCCAAGACGGGCAGCGGACGCCACCAATCGACAAGCGGCCGGTGGGTGGTGACCACGAAGCCCAAACCAAGCTCGCGCCAATGCTTGAGCAGCCGAGAACGCTCTCGGCGGGTCAGGCGCTCAAAGCCTTCGACCATCAAGACCTTCCCCACCGGCGCCTCGGGCCCGCTTGGTGACTCTAGGGAGTGCTCACCGCGCGTCGCCTTGCAGCCGACCGTTACCACGCCCCGCGCGTTCAGCAAGCGGCTGAGCTCTTGGAGCAACGCGCTCTTGCCAGAACCGTGCTCCCCAACGAGCTGTCCACGCCAGCCAGCAGCAGCCAAACGCGTGACAACGTCATCAGGACGTGCCCGGTCCGTTTCTAGGTAGGGCAGGGCGCCGGGACGTGTCCAACAAGTGGCGAACGGGTTCGCGTCTCGTGACGGGGGACAGGGCGAGAGGCTCACGTTGCTCCCCCCGGGCGCGCCCCGAGCCCCAACCAGAAGGGGGCTTCAATGACGCGCTGTTTGCCGTTTGGAAAGAAGCCACGCAAACGCGCCGCCCAACAGACCTTCACGATCTGTCCGTCATAACTGAGCGGGCTGAAGGGCAGAACGCTCTCGAACCGATTCGGGGCCTCGTCGGTGCGAGCCGGCAGGGTCGCCTCGCGTTTGCGTTCGAAGTGATGGACGAAAAGGTCCTCCTCGCCCTGCCCGGAGGTGTACCACAGCACGGAGAGCTCAACCGCGGTCACCCCCTCCTCGCGCCACCCCGCCAAGCGGTAGCCGCCGGTGAGCGTCTCGCCCGGCGCGTAGAGGCGTTCGCCCTGATCGACCCACAGCTCGGTGTCCTGGTCCTTAACCTTCCTATCGCTCACAACACGGCCTCCGCACTGGTCGGGGCGGGCGTGCTCGGGGCTCCGCTCCTTCCCGGGACATCGCGAGGGAAGACGCACAACGGGAAACGCCGCTTCATCTCGGGACGCCCCATCGGTTCGATCAGCGCCTCGATCGACCAACGCACCTCGTTGTTCGGCGAGACGAACGAGTGAGGGGCGTCGGCGGGGAGAGAGAGCTCGAAGTCGAGCGTGAGCGGCTCGTCGGTGTCGATCACCAGCCGGCGATGGGTCAGCAACGGCCGCCGCGACACCTCGGCCGTGGCGGTGCGGGTGTCGGTCCCCTGACGGTAAGTGGCGATCTCGTCACAGACGAGGCACACCACCAGCGAACGAATCCGCATCTGCCCGGATTGCAGCAGCGTGGCGGTTGAGACCTCGCCAACGCGTAGCGGGTGGCGATCGATTTCGACGCGTGTCACCCCGCCGCCGCCGACGCCCCGGGCGTCGCGCCAGGTGGATCGCGTCATACGCCAACCGATCACGGCGAGGGGAGTCGCCACCAGGGCGGCGACGCCGAACCGGACCGCGGGCGACAGGTACCCGACGCCGATCTGGTACGCGAACAACGCGACCAGCACGTTCCAAACGGCGCACAGCGTCGCCATGCTCGCAACGCGCCACCCCTCGGCTCCGTCGGCTGGCAACCGGTACTGCCGCTCGACACCGGCGTTCTCACCCGGTTGCTCGAGCGTGGGCAGCCCCGAGGCCACCGTGGGACGCAGCCCGGTCGATTCGAGCCGCGATAAGTCGAGCCCCCCGGCCATGAGCGACGACCGCCGCTCGGGGGAAGACTGGGTCGAGACGAACGCCCGGGTCAGCCCGAAGGCGCCAATGACGACCAGGGAGACGGGGATCGACAGCACCAGCCAGGGCCACCATCGCTGTTTGACGCTCAGCAGCACGCGGTCCGGGTTGGTCGCGTCGAACCAGCAGGGCAACTCGTCGCCCAGCCGATAACGCTCCAAGGCGGCGGCGGCCTCCGCCTGGCTCGGCGTGTCGCGCCCGACGCCGTGGCGGGTCCAGACCCGGCGTTCTTCGCCGGCGTCATCCGCGAAGACCACCTCGAGCTCGGCGCAGTACTCGGGCTCGGCGAGCCCGGGGCGCTCAGTGACCCGCTCGCCGACCACGGTGCAGTCGGATCGCGTGAAGCCTTCCGCCTCCTTGGCGAGCCGCCACTCGGGCAACAGCACGTCGGAGAGGCTCCACCAGAGGCCGATCACGCCCATCGCCACGAACATGACGTGGTACAGCACCTCGCCGACCCGCGCCCAAAGGGGCGAACCGGTCCGCCTCCGGCCCCGTTTCTTCAGCAGCAGCGGGAAACGTCGTCGCATCGATCGGGGCGGATAAAAGCAAAGCGAGACGGCGCGAACGCGCCGCCTCGCTCGATTCTAATCAGACTGGAACGCCACGCCGACCGTCGCTTCACTTTGCTCGGCGGGCGAGCGGGGCTTCCTCTTCGATGGGGCGCTGGCGACCGGGGCGGTAGAAGCCGACCCCTTCGAGCGCCTTGTAGACCTCCTCGAGCGTCTTCTCGCCGAAGTTCGAGATGCTGAGCAGATCCTCTGGCTGGCACTGGAGAAGATCGCTCACCGTGAAGACGCCCTTCTCTTCGAGGCAGTTCGTCGTGCGAACGGCCAGACCAATCTCCGCCGTGCTCATCTCAAGGCGACGCTGCATGTCGTCGCTGGCGGCCTGGGCCTTATCGACCGGAATACGGGTCGTCATCGCGGGTTCCCTCCCTGGTTAAATCGCGCTTAGTTGGATTCGCGGCCCGGCGGCTAGCTCCGTCCGAAGCCGCGTTGATTGACGCGAAGTTTAACGATTGGGTTCCGCTTGACGACAGCCCCGCAGACACTTTTTCCACTTTTCTTGAGGCCCCATCACCCCCCAGCGGGTGGTCCCTCGGGCGACACGAGCTTTAGACTTGGATCGATCGGCACGCCTCCAATCAACTTCCTTGGCACCAACTCAGCCGCGTGGACGACCCGCTCGCAAACCTGAATCCGGCCCAGCGCGAAGCGGTCGAGCACGTTGACGGGCCGATGCTCATCCTCGCCGGCCCGGGGAGCGGCAAGACGCGTGTCGTTACGCACCGCGTCGCGAACCTCCTCCGGCAGGGCGTGCCGGCTTGGCAGATCCTCGCGTTGACCTTCACCAACAAGGCGGCCGCCGAGATGCGGCAACGGATCGGCCGCCTGGCGCCGGGCGAGCGGGTCTGGGTGAGCACCTTCCACCGCTTCGGCGCGAAGATGCTGCGTCAGCACGCCGAGCGGGTCGGGCTCGACCCCAACTACACGATCTACGACGCCAGCGACGCGCGGCAGACGCTCAAGCGGGTCGTCGAGTCGCTCAAGATCCCCACGCTCGGCTACACGCCCGACCGGATCGCCGGCGCGATCAGCAACGCAAAGAACAAGCTGATCGGCCCCGAGGAGTACCGCCCCAAGACCGGCAGCCCGCTGTCCGAGATCGTCGCCGCGGTTTATCCGGCGTACCAGAAGCGGCTGCTGGCGTCGTCCGCGGTCGACTTCGACGACCTGCTACTGCACATCGCCCGCCTGCTGCACGACGACTCCGACCTGCGGGCCCAGCTCGACGAGCGTTTCCGCTACGTCATGGTCGATGAGTACCAAGACACCAACCGGGCGCAGTACGTGTTGCTCCGCGCGCTGAGCGTCGACCACCCGAACCTCGCCGCCACGGGCGACCCGGATCAGTCGATCTACGGCTGGCGTGGCGCCGACCTGAACAACATCCTCGAGTTCGAGTCGGACTACCCGGGAGTGAAGGTCGTTCGGCTCGAGCAGAACTATCGCAGCACGCCGGCGATCCTGTCGGTCGCGGACACGCTGATCTCGCACAACCAACGCCGCAAGCCGAAGTCGCTGTTCACCGAGAACCCGGACGGCCCGCCCGTCCGGCTGGCGACCTACGCGAGCGGCGACGACGAAGCGCGCGGCGTTGCCGCGGCCATCACCGAGGCGGTCCGCTCCGGACGGCGGCGTTACAGCGACTTCGCGATCTTCTATCGTGTGAACGCGTTGTCGCGCACCGTCGAACGCGTGATGCGGCAGCAGCAGATCCCCTTCCA
It encodes the following:
- a CDS encoding Transposase DDE domain protein is translated as MRSINNGRVRSQISFLRQQFLQSEGLPFGEVLTNETLTRALDTIQHDWLDRIYTPLMTLRVFLWQVLSADHSCRAAVARLIAHRVSQGLKPCSAQTSAYCQARKRLPEEFFATTARATAAALDKGVKPEWLWKRRRVLIYDGSTVSMPDTPENQHAYPQPPQQAPGIGFPIARIAAFFSLSCGAVLDLDICSNSGKGHSELGMLRKMWGRLLAGDILLADRYLCAWKEIHLLKQRGVDMVTRLHHCRKADFRRGIRLAKGDHLVEWTKPAIRSMKWGNWKKLPGQITVRETRVLVEQDGFRSRSLIVVSTLLDSEEYTKQDLAELYRARWNCELDLRSLKETLPMDILRCKTPELVRKEIWAHLLAYNLIRTVMAQAAHKHSIEPRSISFKGAVQTLEAFHPVIELLSHRGAVFRRTLYDHLLDAIATHRVGDRPDRFEPRQRKRRPKKHVPMCKPRNVLKRQMAKRLA
- the rpoA_1 gene encoding DNA-directed RNA polymerase subunit alpha, translated to MTTRIPVDKAQAASDDMQRRLEMSTAEIGLAVRTTNCLEEKGVFTVSDLLQCQPEDLLSISNFGEKTLEEVYKALEGVGFYRPGRQRPIEEEAPLARRAK